A genomic stretch from Neospora caninum Liverpool complete genome, chromosome III includes:
- a CDS encoding putative CDP-alcohol phosphatidyltransferase domain-containing protein: protein MAALFVAALLLLASASPAPLRSPSSVSHSPASSSGFPLRAPSLLVLVQARPLVVAEAPAALRPLGASARAAAASHAGSSFLGRPARRAVPSRLVPAPWPALPLPPERRREEEQKRAERAESKEANTEEKRETRAGERAPCGDAGPAFLSPFSAFPRTRRDTPSPRRLGSSIARLGENETLRSRVHGSTDGRDGTRRGRLSDASVWSLGAARGDWTRGAQRITRSEERTARPLQLSLRIETLPIRQTAEEELRKEEEQGRKDGTLAEKENRGEAGRREENAGKRDGRGRCFEERSETRPPLLAIAGEAMSASGDSGSSASPVSARTETQHEEKACEQRHGLSPSASAFSCSSDQDSAAASFASSRNSPRLSLPTSWLQVWRDHLRLGEGACVRSWLKARIPTALSSLRVGASVALFFSLFFPRHIVPSSLRRTQRFSASRSSPCASWTGAEDRSSPHTAEDIQAYSSWGAFSSALAPFVATSAVLSSVLSSANEVALRAVGRVPFATFVSSKTSPGTVLPSPLFSSLLFIAASLTDLLDGYLARRWEACSSLGALLDALADKLLVTAALGGVCTLAVPPFASLLGPPAVAIFMRELAVQGLRLHLEKMDRGEEGAVQWLGKVKTAVQMGAVSLLLLLLPLYTGSRPLFEGAGEETRAAAGSFGALDSHPELARGPGLRPQRLAHKRLRVFHSGSKICSVELDRPLRSHPAGSRGGRRASDWATKAPPLWRGHATFC, encoded by the exons ATGGCCGCGTTATTCGTCGcggctcttctccttctcgcttctgcctcgccagctcctctgcgttctccttcttctgtctcacACTCCccagcgtcttcttctgggTTCCCTCTGCgtgcgccttcgctcctGGTCCTTGTCCAGGCGCGCCCTCTGGTGGTTGCCGAGGCGCCTGCTGCTCTAAGACCTCTTGGCGCTTCTGCACGCGCCGCAGCAGCCTCGCATGCAGGCTCCAGTTTCCTTGGCAGACCCGCGAGGCGCGCTGTGCCCAGCCGCCTAGTCCCCGCGCCCTGGCCTGCACTCCCTCTGCCGCctgagagaaggcgagaggaggaacaaaaacgcgccgaacgcgcagagagcaaagaagcgaacaccgaggagaaacgcgaaactcGTGCAGGGGAGCGGGCACCCTGCGGCGACGCTGGAccggccttcctctctccgttttcggctTTTCCTCGAACCCGCAGAGACACGCCCTCTCCACGGAGACTCGGCAGCTCTATCGCCAGACTTGGTGAAAACGAAACACTGAGGAGCAGGGTGCATGGCAGCACAGATGGACGGGACGGCACTCGCAGGGGGCGACTGTCGGACGCGAGCGTGTGGAGTCTCGGCGCTGCGAGAGGCGACTGGACGCGAGGCGCGCAAAGAATAACCAGGAGTGAAGAAAGGAcggcgcggcctctccagTTGAGCCTGAGGATCGAGACGTTGCCCATTCGCCagacggcggaagaagagctgcgcaaagaggaagagcagggACGAAAAGACGGGACGCTCGCTGAAAAAGAGAatcgaggagaggcaggaaggagggaggagaaCGCGGGCAAAAGAGACGGTCGAGGTCGCTGTTTTGAGGAGAGATCCGAGACgcgcccgcctctcctcgctaTCGCTGGCGAGGCGATGAGCGCATCAGGGGACTCTGGatcttctgcttcgccggTTTCCGCTCGGACGGAAACACAGCACGAGGAGAAGGCATgcgaacagagacacggTCTCTCCCCCTCAGCGTCGGCTTTTTCGTGCTCCTCAGATCAGGATTCGGCCGCTGCTTCTTTTGCGTCATCTAGGAattctcctcgcctttcccttcccaCTTCCTGGCTCCAGGTGTGGCGAGATCACCTGCGCCTTGGCGAGGGTGCATGCGTCCGATCGTGGCTGAAGGCCCGAATTCCTACGgccctttcctcgctgcgcGTAGGCGCTTCCGTTGCCTTAtttttctcgctgttcttccctcgccacATTgttccgtcttcgcttcgtcgcACCCAGcgtttttccgcttctcgctcttctccgtgtgCCTCGTGGACAGGCGCAGAAGATCGGTCTTCTCCTCACACTGCCGAGGACATCCAGGCTTACTCGAGTTGGggtgccttctcttccgcgctgGCGCCCTTCGTGGCGACCTCCgccgtcctttcctctgttctttcttctgcaaACGAGGTCGCGTTGCGCGCAGTCGGAAGAGTTCCGTTTGCcacctttgtctcttccaaGACATCTCCCGGGACCGTCCTTCCGTCGCCactcttctcctcgctcctcttcatcGCTGCCTCCCTCACCGATCTACTCGACGGCTACCTGGCGCGGCGCTGGGAAGCCTGTTCCTCTCTGGGGGCGCTTCTCGACGCGCTCGCCGACAAACTCCTCGTGACGGCTGCCCTGGGCGGTGTCTGTACCCTCGCAGTGCCGCCGTTCGCCAGTCTTCTCGGCCCTCCGGCCGTGGCGATCTTCATGCGGGAGTTGGCCGTTCAGGGCCTGCGGCTGCACCTCGAGAAGATGGACCGTGGGGAGGAGGGAGCCGTCCAGTGGCTGGGGAAAGTCAAGACGGCAGTCCAGATGGGTGCGGTCTCCctgctgcttctccttctcccgctgtACACTGGCAGCCGGCCGCTCTTTGAAGGAGcaggggaagagacgcgcgccgcgGCAG GCTCGTTCGGCGCTCTGGACAGTCACCCCGAACTGGCACGCGGACCTGGGCTGCGCCCTCAGCGCCTCGCCCACAAACGTCTGAGAGTTTTCCACAGCGGCTCGAAAATCTGCTCTGTCGAGCTGGACAGGCCCCTGCGTTCCCATCCGGCGGGTTCGCGCGGTGGACGACGCGCCTCAGACTGGGCGACAaaggcgccgcctctctggcgAGGGCACGCGACGTTTTGCTAG